A single window of Agromyces aureus DNA harbors:
- a CDS encoding RNA polymerase-binding protein RbpA, producing the protein MADRSLRGMRIGAQSLQTEDGVIFADRAEYRYRCEACNHETVMIFSTEAETPEEWECRNCGASAVLLVDSKPVEIDRSGEKVARTHWDMLLERRTRAELEELLEERLAFLRARRGQKQSA; encoded by the coding sequence ATGGCGGACCGGAGCCTACGAGGCATGCGCATCGGCGCTCAGAGCCTGCAGACTGAAGACGGTGTGATCTTCGCCGACCGCGCGGAGTACAGGTACCGCTGCGAGGCATGCAACCACGAGACGGTCATGATCTTCTCGACCGAAGCCGAGACCCCCGAGGAGTGGGAGTGCCGCAACTGCGGTGCTTCGGCAGTGCTCCTCGTCGACTCCAAGCCGGTCGAGATCGATCGTTCGGGCGAGAAGGTGGCCCGAACCCACTGGGACATGCTGCTCGAGCGCCGTACGCGCGCCGAGCTCGAAGAGCTGCTCGAGGAGCGTCTCGCGTTCCTGCGCGCACGCCGCGGGCAGAAGCAGAGCGCATAG
- a CDS encoding glycerophosphodiester phosphodiesterase, translating to MASRYLDPPRPRVLAHRGLAVEAPENTLLAFEHALAVGAGYLETDVRLTRDGVVVIAHDDTIDRVAGRSAVVADLSLADLEQIELGAGQRFCTLAAALEALPDARFNIDVKVAEAVDPVVEVIRASGSVERVLLTSFSDARRRRLAELLPGVATSTGQAGVIGVLLATWVGSPGLVRRALRGAVALQVPERFGPVRVVSRRFVRVVHAAGAEVHVWTVNDPTDMERLLDVGVDGLVSDRADLAVALVAERN from the coding sequence GTGGCCTCCCGCTACCTCGATCCGCCTCGACCGCGCGTCCTCGCACACCGAGGGCTCGCGGTCGAGGCGCCCGAGAACACGCTGCTCGCGTTCGAGCACGCACTCGCGGTCGGCGCGGGCTACCTCGAGACCGACGTGCGGCTGACGCGCGACGGCGTGGTCGTGATCGCCCACGACGACACCATCGATCGCGTCGCGGGCCGTTCGGCCGTCGTCGCCGACCTCTCGCTCGCCGACCTCGAGCAGATCGAGCTCGGCGCCGGGCAGCGCTTCTGCACGCTCGCCGCGGCGCTCGAGGCCTTACCCGACGCCCGGTTCAACATCGACGTGAAGGTCGCCGAGGCGGTCGATCCGGTCGTCGAGGTGATCCGCGCATCCGGGTCCGTCGAACGCGTGCTGCTGACGAGCTTCTCCGACGCCCGACGTCGACGTCTGGCCGAACTGCTGCCCGGCGTCGCGACGTCGACCGGTCAGGCTGGCGTCATCGGCGTGCTGCTCGCGACGTGGGTCGGCTCCCCCGGGCTCGTGCGACGCGCGCTGCGCGGCGCGGTCGCGCTGCAGGTGCCCGAGCGCTTCGGGCCGGTGCGCGTCGTCTCCCGCCGTTTCGTGCGCGTCGTGCACGCCGCGGGCGCCGAGGTGCACGTGTGGACGGTGAACGACCCGACCGACATGGAACGCCTGCTCGACGTGGGAGTCGACGGCCTGGTGAGCGACCGCGCCGACCTCGCGGTGGCGCTGGTCGCGGAGCGAAACTGA
- a CDS encoding SPFH domain-containing protein: protein MNVVSVITTVIVVAIVIFVIVVIARSIRIIPQAYAGVVERLGRYHKTLMPGLNLLIPFIDRLRPLVDMRETVVSFPPQPVITEDNLVVSIDTVVYFQVTDARAATYEIANYLGAVEQLTTTTLRNVVGGLNLEEALTSRDNINGQLRVVLDEATGKWGIRVSRVELKAIDPPLSIQDSMEKQMRAERDRRALILTAEGTKQSAILTAEGQRQAAILQAEGDAKAAVLRAQGEAEAILTVFDAIHKGDPDPKLLGYQYLQMLPQLAEGQANKLWIIPSELTEALKGIGKAFTPPTGAPAPTAPDAAGARSSSAGTPGVVGDAGTAPFGRS from the coding sequence GTGAATGTCGTATCGGTGATCACGACGGTCATCGTCGTCGCGATCGTCATCTTCGTGATCGTCGTGATCGCACGATCGATCCGGATCATCCCGCAGGCGTATGCGGGCGTGGTGGAGCGGCTCGGCCGCTACCACAAGACGCTCATGCCGGGTCTGAACCTCCTCATCCCGTTCATCGACCGGCTGCGGCCGCTCGTCGACATGCGCGAGACCGTGGTGTCCTTCCCCCCGCAGCCGGTGATCACCGAAGACAACCTGGTCGTGTCGATCGACACGGTCGTGTACTTCCAGGTGACCGATGCGCGCGCCGCGACCTACGAGATCGCGAACTACCTCGGCGCGGTCGAGCAGCTCACGACCACGACGCTCCGAAACGTCGTCGGCGGGCTGAACCTCGAAGAGGCGCTCACCTCCCGCGACAACATCAACGGCCAGCTCCGTGTCGTGCTCGACGAGGCGACGGGCAAGTGGGGCATCCGCGTCTCCCGCGTCGAGCTCAAGGCCATCGACCCGCCCCTCTCCATCCAGGACTCGATGGAGAAGCAGATGAGGGCCGAGCGCGACCGCCGCGCGCTGATCCTCACCGCCGAGGGCACCAAGCAGTCCGCCATCCTCACGGCCGAGGGGCAGCGGCAGGCCGCGATCCTCCAGGCCGAGGGCGATGCCAAGGCCGCGGTGCTCCGCGCCCAGGGCGAGGCCGAGGCGATCCTCACGGTGTTCGACGCCATCCACAAGGGTGACCCCGACCCCAAGCTGCTCGGCTACCAGTACCTGCAGATGCTGCCCCAGCTGGCCGAGGGTCAGGCGAACAAGCTGTGGATCATCCCGAGCGAGCTCACCGAGGCCCTGAAGGGCATCGGCAAGGCGTTCACGCCCCCGACCGGGGCGCCTGCTCCCACGGCTCCGGACGCGGCGGGCGCCCGGTCGTCGTCGGCCGGCACCCCCGGGGTCGTCGGCGACGCCGGAACGGCGCCGTTCGGCCGCAGCTGA
- a CDS encoding NfeD family protein encodes MDVLTQYAWIAWLVLILVFATIEVFTLEMTFLMLALGSVAGLLSGLFGIPWWAQFVIAAVVAVGLILTLRPSLLRALQRGADPARSNIDALIGVDGNVVRTVSPAGGQVRLQNGEVWTARLSPITEQVDVAVGERVLVTGIDGATAVVVPLERSTPQ; translated from the coding sequence GTGGATGTGCTCACCCAGTACGCGTGGATCGCCTGGTTGGTGCTTATCCTCGTCTTCGCCACGATCGAGGTGTTCACCCTCGAGATGACGTTCCTGATGCTCGCGCTCGGCAGCGTCGCGGGCCTGCTCTCCGGGCTCTTCGGCATCCCGTGGTGGGCGCAGTTCGTGATCGCCGCGGTCGTCGCCGTCGGGCTGATCCTGACCCTGCGGCCGTCGCTGCTGCGGGCCCTGCAACGCGGCGCCGACCCGGCCCGCAGCAACATCGACGCGCTCATCGGCGTCGACGGCAATGTCGTGCGCACGGTCAGCCCCGCCGGCGGCCAGGTGCGCCTGCAGAACGGCGAGGTGTGGACGGCGCGCCTCTCCCCCATCACCGAACAGGTCGACGTCGCGGTCGGCGAGCGTGTGCTCGTCACGGGCATCGACGGTGCGACGGCCGTCGTCGTGCCGCTCGAGAGGAGCACCCCCCAGTGA
- a CDS encoding SDR family oxidoreductase yields MTNPLAPGSLTGKVALVTGSSRGIGADTARYLAEAGAAVVVNYRSKAPRADKVVAEIEAAGGRAIAVGADLTDAASVTGMFERAVAAFGPVDVLVLNASGGMETGMGEDYAMRLNRDAQVNVVDNALPHLAEGARIVFVTSHQAHFIRTTPTMPEYVPVALSKRAGEDALRAKLPELSAAGVEFVVVSGDMIEGTITATLLERANPGAIAARKSDAGRLYNVSEFAAEVAAAAVDPVPADNTRYVGDTSGFAPEA; encoded by the coding sequence GTGACCAACCCACTCGCCCCTGGATCCCTGACCGGCAAGGTCGCCCTCGTGACGGGCTCGTCGCGCGGAATCGGCGCCGACACCGCTCGCTACCTCGCCGAGGCCGGCGCGGCCGTCGTCGTGAACTACCGCAGCAAGGCGCCTCGCGCCGACAAGGTCGTCGCCGAGATCGAGGCGGCCGGCGGTCGAGCGATCGCCGTCGGAGCAGACCTCACCGACGCGGCATCCGTCACCGGGATGTTCGAGCGGGCCGTCGCCGCCTTCGGGCCCGTCGACGTGCTGGTGCTGAATGCCTCCGGCGGCATGGAGACCGGCATGGGCGAGGACTACGCCATGCGACTGAACCGCGACGCGCAGGTCAACGTCGTCGACAACGCCCTGCCGCACCTCGCCGAGGGCGCCCGCATCGTGTTCGTCACGAGCCACCAGGCGCACTTCATCCGCACGACGCCGACCATGCCCGAGTACGTGCCCGTCGCGCTGTCCAAGCGCGCCGGCGAAGACGCGCTCCGCGCCAAGCTGCCCGAACTCTCGGCCGCGGGCGTCGAGTTCGTCGTCGTGTCGGGCGACATGATCGAGGGCACCATCACGGCGACCCTGCTGGAGCGTGCGAACCCGGGTGCGATCGCCGCACGCAAGTCCGACGCCGGCCGGCTGTACAACGTGTCCGAGTTCGCCGCCGAGGTCGCGGCCGCCGCGGTCGACCCGGTGCCGGCCGACAACACGCGCTACGTCGGCGACACGTCGGGCTTCGCACCCGAGGCGTGA
- a CDS encoding HdeD family acid-resistance protein — protein sequence MSSPQQPAVFAAFSLNSENLSKSAINTVRTTLGVSGAIALIIGVFITFWPKDAVAVLTVLLAIYLIIAGLAYVGLGIFSKGISGGARALDIILGLVFVVGAIIAFANIAATATVLAVLLGVIVGVVWIVEGVVALVQSGDAPSRGWAVFFGILSLIAGIVLLFSPIWGTVILFVITGISLIILGIVQIVRAFTFGKGAKV from the coding sequence ATGTCGTCGCCACAGCAGCCCGCGGTCTTCGCGGCATTCTCCCTCAACTCCGAGAACCTGTCGAAGTCGGCCATCAACACGGTGCGCACGACGCTCGGCGTCTCGGGCGCGATCGCCCTCATCATCGGCGTGTTCATCACCTTCTGGCCGAAGGACGCCGTTGCCGTGCTCACGGTGCTGCTGGCGATCTACCTCATCATCGCCGGCCTCGCCTACGTCGGCCTCGGCATCTTCTCGAAGGGCATCTCGGGCGGTGCGAGAGCACTCGACATCATCCTCGGCCTCGTGTTCGTGGTCGGTGCGATCATCGCGTTCGCGAACATCGCCGCGACCGCGACCGTGCTCGCCGTGCTCCTCGGCGTCATCGTCGGCGTCGTGTGGATCGTCGAGGGCGTCGTCGCGCTCGTGCAGTCGGGCGATGCGCCGTCGCGTGGCTGGGCGGTCTTCTTCGGCATCCTGAGCCTCATCGCCGGCATCGTGCTGCTCTTCTCGCCGATCTGGGGCACGGTCATCCTCTTCGTGATCACCGGCATCAGCCTGATCATCCTCGGCATCGTGCAGATCGTGCGCGCGTTCACGTTCGGCAAGGGCGCGAAGGTCTGA
- a CDS encoding helix-turn-helix transcriptional regulator: protein MTVDPGGDQRLRDLALLRRARDRIDREYAKPLNVEELAQGVNMSAGHFSRQFKAAYGESVYSYLMTRRIERAMALLRRGDLSVTEVCFEVGCSSLGTFSTRFTELVGVPPSVYRQQPDGIFEGVPSVLAKRVARPVRNREARTEHRK, encoded by the coding sequence GTGACCGTCGACCCCGGGGGAGACCAGCGACTGCGCGACCTCGCACTGCTGCGACGCGCGCGCGATCGCATCGACCGCGAGTACGCGAAGCCGCTGAACGTCGAGGAGCTCGCCCAGGGCGTCAACATGTCGGCCGGGCACTTCAGCCGCCAGTTCAAGGCCGCCTATGGCGAATCCGTCTACAGCTACCTCATGACGCGTCGCATCGAGCGCGCGATGGCCCTGCTGCGACGTGGCGACCTGAGCGTCACCGAGGTGTGCTTCGAGGTCGGCTGCTCGTCGCTCGGCACCTTCAGCACCCGGTTCACCGAACTCGTCGGAGTGCCGCCGAGCGTCTACCGCCAGCAGCCCGACGGCATCTTCGAGGGTGTGCCCTCGGTGCTCGCGAAGCGCGTCGCGAGACCGGTCAGGAATCGAGAAGCCCGCACCGAGCACCGCAAGTAG
- a CDS encoding VOC family protein: MDITIQYTFLPHTDAEESLAFYRDTLGFEVRKDVGYEQMRWITVGPVGQPETSIVLTPPTPDPGTTDEERRTVAEMMAKGTYASIVLSTTDVDGAFEQVAASGAEVAQEPIDQPYGVRDCAFRDPAGNMVRIQQPD; the protein is encoded by the coding sequence ATGGACATCACGATTCAGTACACCTTCCTCCCGCACACGGATGCCGAGGAGTCGCTCGCGTTCTACCGCGACACCCTCGGCTTCGAGGTTCGCAAGGACGTCGGCTACGAGCAGATGCGGTGGATCACCGTCGGGCCGGTCGGCCAGCCCGAGACCTCCATCGTGCTCACTCCGCCGACGCCCGACCCCGGGACGACCGACGAGGAGCGGCGGACCGTCGCCGAGATGATGGCGAAGGGCACCTACGCGAGCATCGTGCTGTCGACGACCGATGTCGACGGCGCGTTCGAGCAGGTCGCCGCGAGCGGCGCCGAGGTCGCGCAGGAGCCGATCGACCAGCCCTACGGCGTGCGTGACTGCGCGTTCCGCGACCCCGCGGGCAACATGGTGCGCATCCAGCAGCCCGACTGA
- a CDS encoding helix-turn-helix domain-containing protein — MHIMFTHNSDPDAQDEPTDDRARPDDDLGGALASTVQAARSELGFSVAALAEASGVSRAMIAKVERGDAQPTAALLGRIATALGLTLSGLIARAEDGGRLVRRADQPAWVDPETGSVRRALSPAGSRNLELVEIELPPGAELRYPAEAFLFVEPQVWVLDGRLRLAEGAENHELDAGDCVQLGAPVDCMFSNPTQASCRYVVALLKLSTGRRRAPLA, encoded by the coding sequence ATGCACATTATGTTCACACATAATTCCGATCCCGATGCGCAGGACGAGCCGACGGACGATCGGGCCAGGCCCGACGACGACCTGGGCGGGGCGCTCGCCTCGACCGTCCAGGCCGCGCGGTCCGAACTCGGGTTCAGCGTCGCAGCTCTCGCCGAGGCGTCGGGCGTCTCGCGCGCGATGATCGCCAAGGTCGAGCGCGGAGACGCGCAGCCGACGGCGGCGCTTCTCGGCAGGATCGCAACCGCGCTCGGCCTGACACTGTCGGGGCTCATCGCCAGGGCCGAGGACGGCGGGCGCCTCGTGCGCAGAGCTGATCAGCCCGCATGGGTCGACCCTGAGACGGGCAGCGTGCGCCGTGCCCTCTCCCCGGCGGGCAGTCGTAACCTCGAACTCGTCGAGATCGAACTGCCGCCGGGCGCAGAGCTCCGCTACCCCGCGGAGGCGTTCCTCTTCGTCGAACCGCAGGTCTGGGTGCTCGACGGGCGCCTCCGCCTCGCCGAGGGTGCGGAGAACCACGAACTCGACGCCGGCGACTGCGTCCAGCTCGGCGCGCCGGTCGATTGCATGTTCTCCAACCCGACTCAGGCATCGTGCCGATACGTCGTCGCCTTGCTCAAGCTCAGCACGGGCCGACGTCGCGCGCCACTGGCCTGA
- a CDS encoding helix-turn-helix domain-containing protein, whose product MNQPDALIADPTSTTALITEPTRARLLRLLLTNPDGRSTVTVLAGELALRQPTVTHHAKLLTEAGVLARRPEGRRVWYSIVSDQRDRVADLLDTDAVIPPSDAVFDRIADDLSVRFAGRFGRETIERTMVESRELLERAGTSTHLASRTAEFTAQRLAAVAAGRSDAAGVPEVLFVCVRNAGRSQMAAALLRRLAGDRLRVRSAGSAPSDHISPVIANALDELGASIGDEFPKALTDDVVRAADVVVTMGCGDACPVYADTRYLDWDLADPADLPLERVRVIRDDIDRRVHELLESLVARVG is encoded by the coding sequence ATGAATCAGCCGGACGCGCTCATCGCCGATCCGACCTCGACGACGGCGCTCATCACCGAACCCACGCGCGCTCGGCTTCTGAGGTTGCTCCTGACGAACCCGGACGGACGCTCGACCGTGACGGTGCTGGCCGGCGAGCTCGCCCTGCGCCAGCCGACCGTCACGCACCACGCGAAGCTGCTGACCGAGGCGGGCGTGCTCGCCCGACGACCCGAGGGCCGTCGGGTCTGGTACTCGATCGTGTCGGATCAACGCGATCGAGTCGCCGACCTGCTCGACACCGATGCGGTCATTCCCCCGAGCGACGCCGTGTTCGACCGGATCGCCGACGACCTCTCCGTGCGCTTCGCGGGACGGTTCGGGCGGGAGACCATCGAGCGCACGATGGTCGAGAGTCGCGAACTGCTCGAGCGCGCCGGCACGTCGACGCACCTCGCGTCGCGCACCGCCGAGTTCACCGCCCAGCGCCTCGCGGCGGTCGCAGCGGGGCGATCGGATGCAGCGGGCGTGCCCGAAGTGCTCTTCGTCTGCGTGCGCAACGCCGGAAGATCGCAGATGGCTGCAGCACTGCTCCGGCGACTCGCCGGCGATCGGCTCCGCGTGCGCTCGGCCGGATCCGCGCCCTCCGACCACATCTCCCCCGTCATCGCGAACGCCCTCGACGAACTCGGCGCGTCGATCGGAGACGAGTTCCCGAAGGCGCTCACCGACGACGTCGTGCGCGCCGCCGACGTCGTCGTCACGATGGGCTGCGGCGACGCCTGCCCGGTCTATGCCGATACGCGATACCTGGACTGGGATCTCGCAGACCCGGCGGATCTCCCCCTCGAGCGCGTGCGGGTGATCCGCGACGACATCGATCGTCGCGTGCACGAACTGCTCGAGAGTCTCGTCGCGCGCGTGGGGTGA
- a CDS encoding arsenate reductase ArsC: MPEKPTVLFVCVHNAGRSQMAAGYLRALGGDRIEVRSAGSEPKDEINPVAVAAMAEQGIDITNHTPKILTTEAVRDSDVVITMGCGDACPIFPGKRYEDWQLDDPAGLGLAAVRPIRDEIRARVESLLAELLPQGPLG; encoded by the coding sequence ATGCCCGAGAAGCCCACCGTCCTGTTCGTGTGCGTGCACAACGCCGGCCGGTCCCAGATGGCCGCCGGATACCTCCGGGCGCTCGGCGGCGACCGCATCGAGGTGCGATCGGCCGGATCCGAGCCGAAAGACGAGATCAACCCCGTCGCCGTCGCTGCGATGGCCGAGCAGGGCATCGACATCACGAACCACACGCCGAAGATCCTCACCACCGAGGCGGTTCGCGACTCCGACGTCGTGATCACGATGGGCTGCGGCGACGCGTGCCCGATCTTCCCCGGCAAGCGCTACGAGGACTGGCAGCTCGACGACCCCGCCGGCCTCGGCCTCGCGGCGGTGCGCCCGATCCGCGACGAGATCCGCGCGCGCGTCGAGTCGCTCCTCGCCGAACTGCTCCCCCAAGGGCCGCTCGGCTGA
- a CDS encoding cation transporter — protein sequence MSLRLSGERRAVLQQRIRWIVGFTIVYNLIEAAVAIAAGAVASSAALLGFGLDSLVEVLSAAAVAWQFTRADPERYEKPTLRVIAFSFFALAAYVGITAVLTIAGAMPEAEHTAVGLAITALSVVVMPVLSWIERRTGRELGSATAVADSRQTLICTYLSAAVLIGLVLNSLLGWAWADSLAALVIAVFAVREGVEAWRGDTCATPIGMLLDEDEDEDEHEASGSRDAGDASA from the coding sequence ATGAGCCTCCGCCTGTCCGGCGAGCGTCGGGCCGTCCTGCAGCAGCGCATCCGATGGATCGTCGGCTTCACGATCGTCTACAACCTGATCGAGGCTGCGGTCGCGATCGCGGCGGGTGCCGTCGCCTCGTCGGCCGCACTGCTCGGTTTCGGCCTCGATTCGCTCGTCGAGGTGCTTTCCGCGGCGGCGGTCGCGTGGCAGTTCACGCGCGCCGATCCTGAGCGATACGAGAAGCCGACCCTGCGGGTCATCGCGTTCTCGTTCTTCGCCCTCGCCGCGTACGTGGGCATCACGGCCGTGCTGACGATCGCCGGAGCGATGCCCGAAGCGGAGCACACCGCGGTAGGACTCGCGATCACGGCGCTGAGCGTGGTCGTGATGCCCGTCCTGTCGTGGATCGAACGTCGAACCGGTCGAGAACTCGGATCCGCCACAGCCGTCGCCGACAGCAGGCAGACCTTGATCTGCACCTACCTCTCGGCCGCGGTGCTCATCGGACTCGTGCTGAACTCGCTGCTCGGCTGGGCGTGGGCGGACTCGCTCGCCGCGCTCGTGATCGCCGTGTTCGCCGTGCGGGAGGGCGTCGAAGCCTGGCGCGGCGACACATGCGCGACGCCGATCGGGATGCTCCTCGACGAAGACGAAGACGAAGACGAACACGAGGCCTCCGGGAGCCGCGATGCGGGCGACGCGTCGGCGTGA
- a CDS encoding NAD(P)-binding domain-containing protein has translation MTLLDLTTRQVTNELLESLPVVVIGAGPIGLAAAANLAERGIDFVVLEAGERVGDSVREWGHTRLFSPWRHLVDPTSQRLLEATGWAQPDPERAPTGSELVTTYLVPLSELGVIAPRIRTGVEVLAVSRDGMDRTRTTNRASTPFLVRMKTADGIDEMHARAVLDASGTYRTPNPIGSNGLGLLGIEEIAEHVHAALPDVLGRDRATFAGRRTTVVGAGHSAANTLLGLVQLAPEAPGTRVAWLIRNARAARVSSSDGDELADRARLGGRVETAVHHGDIEFVDGFEILRARRAGDHVELLGRRGGEVAIHTTDLVVNATGFRPNLALLREVRLDLDEVVEAPRRLAPLIDPNLHSCGTVEPHGIAELRHPEHGFFIVGMKSYGRAPTFLLATGYEQVRSVVAWLAGDLAAATRVELRLPSTGVCSTDLVAESSCCGSPA, from the coding sequence GTGACCCTGCTCGACCTGACCACCAGGCAGGTGACGAACGAGCTCCTCGAGTCGTTGCCGGTCGTCGTCATCGGCGCCGGCCCGATCGGGCTCGCCGCCGCCGCGAACCTGGCCGAGCGCGGCATCGACTTCGTGGTGCTGGAAGCGGGGGAGCGGGTCGGCGACAGCGTTCGCGAATGGGGGCACACGCGCCTGTTCTCGCCGTGGAGGCACCTCGTCGACCCCACATCGCAACGGCTGCTGGAGGCGACCGGGTGGGCGCAACCCGACCCGGAGCGAGCGCCGACTGGGTCGGAACTCGTCACGACGTACCTCGTGCCGCTCAGCGAGCTCGGCGTCATCGCTCCGAGGATCCGCACCGGCGTCGAGGTGCTCGCGGTCAGCCGCGACGGCATGGATCGCACGCGCACGACGAACCGTGCGTCGACGCCGTTCCTCGTGCGGATGAAGACGGCCGACGGGATCGACGAGATGCACGCGCGTGCCGTGCTCGACGCCTCCGGCACCTACCGTACGCCGAACCCGATCGGTTCGAACGGCCTCGGACTGCTCGGCATCGAGGAGATCGCCGAACACGTTCACGCCGCGCTCCCGGATGTACTCGGCCGCGACCGGGCGACGTTCGCCGGGCGGCGCACGACGGTCGTCGGCGCGGGGCACTCCGCAGCGAACACCCTCCTGGGGTTGGTGCAGCTCGCCCCGGAGGCTCCCGGCACGCGGGTCGCCTGGCTGATCCGCAACGCGCGGGCGGCGCGCGTCTCGTCCTCCGACGGGGACGAACTCGCCGACCGGGCGAGGCTCGGCGGTCGCGTCGAAACGGCCGTTCACCACGGCGACATCGAGTTCGTCGACGGCTTCGAGATCCTGCGGGCGCGGCGAGCGGGCGATCACGTCGAGCTCCTCGGCCGGCGCGGGGGAGAGGTCGCGATCCATACGACCGACCTGGTCGTGAATGCGACGGGATTCCGGCCGAATCTCGCACTCCTGCGCGAGGTGCGCCTCGACCTGGACGAGGTCGTCGAGGCGCCGAGACGACTCGCCCCGCTCATCGACCCCAACCTGCACTCCTGCGGCACCGTCGAGCCGCACGGCATCGCCGAACTGCGGCATCCGGAGCACGGATTCTTCATCGTCGGCATGAAATCGTACGGGCGTGCGCCGACGTTCCTGCTCGCGACGGGGTACGAGCAGGTGCGCTCCGTCGTGGCGTGGCTCGCCGGGGACCTCGCCGCGGCGACGCGGGTCGAACTCAGGCTGCCGTCCACCGGCGTGTGCTCGACCGACCTCGTCGCCGAGTCGAGCTGCTGCGGCTCCCCGGCATGA
- a CDS encoding ArsR/SmtB family transcription factor translates to MLEITDVSAGRNGDANVGAVACCAPLVREPLDADAAELLARNIKALADPTRLRLLSIVAASDGGEACVCDLTAPVGLSQPTVSHHLKILADAGFLTRSKRGTWAYYRLVPTALDDVARVLGSV, encoded by the coding sequence ATGCTCGAGATCACCGATGTCAGCGCCGGCCGGAACGGCGACGCCAACGTGGGCGCCGTCGCCTGTTGCGCACCCCTCGTGCGGGAGCCCCTCGATGCCGATGCGGCCGAGCTGCTGGCCCGCAATATCAAGGCGCTCGCCGACCCGACCCGCCTGCGTCTGCTGTCGATCGTCGCGGCATCCGACGGAGGCGAAGCGTGCGTCTGCGATCTCACCGCCCCGGTCGGCCTCAGCCAGCCGACCGTGTCCCACCACCTGAAGATCCTGGCCGACGCCGGATTCCTCACCCGCTCGAAACGCGGCACCTGGGCGTACTACCGCCTCGTTCCCACCGCGCTCGACGACGTCGCGCGCGTGCTCGGCTCGGTCTGA